A window of the Juglans microcarpa x Juglans regia isolate MS1-56 chromosome 5D, Jm3101_v1.0, whole genome shotgun sequence genome harbors these coding sequences:
- the LOC121265774 gene encoding uncharacterized protein LOC121265774 — translation MNATNDEWGCTVEQFNRMHPPTFDGRGDATLAKDWIQDIKEILCVINCTDEQKVLYSTFKLMGEAKRWWISERTIREVEGMEIVRWVHFKQIFLECFFPTSVRDDKAMEFANLVQGTLTVHQYAARFIELSRFTAYLIPHEEKKARKFEQGLNEKIYERIVGFQIRNFSELVNKATVF, via the coding sequence ATGAATGCGACAAATGATGAATGGGGATGTACCGTAGAACAGTTTAATCGAATGCATCCTCCCACTTTCGATGGTCGGGGTGACGCAACCCTAGCAAAAGACTGGATCCAAGATATCAAGGAGATACTCTGCGTTATAAACTGCACGGACGAACAGAAGGTTCTATACTCTACTTTCAAACTAATGGGAGaagcaaaaagatggtggatttcTGAAAGAACCATCAGAGAAGTAGAAGGGATGGAAATAGTCCGTTGGGTGcacttcaagcagatctttctGGAATGCTTTTTCCCAACCTCAGTTCGAGATGACAAGGCTATGGAGTTCGCTAATTTGGTACAGGGAACTTTGACAGTACACCAGTACGCAGCTAGATTTATCGAGTTATCACGTTTTACTGCATATTTGATCCCtcatgaggagaagaaggctcGTAAGTTTGAACAGGGgctgaatgaaaagatttatgaacgaattgtgggctttcaaatccGGAACTTCTCAGAGTTGGTGAATAAGGCCACAGTTTTTTAG